A stretch of the Dichotomicrobium thermohalophilum genome encodes the following:
- a CDS encoding D-alanyl-D-alanine carboxypeptidase family protein: MRIGAVVGAMLAFLVAGMASEPARAAPALVIDAETGLVLYAEDIDRRWHPASLTKLMTAYLAFEAMRDGKLSMEDKLVVSETAHAQPPSKIGAPIGTEMSMPTALRALIIKSANDVAVMFAEKIAGSVAAFADKMNATAKRLGMTRTRFVNPHGLPDARQISTARDMAILGRTLLKEFPEYAYLYSERSFRIGSAYMRSHNALLRVYDGADGMKTGFICDSGFNVVASATRGERQLIAVVMGSYNSRSRTERAKALLDHGFAVYDWKKMFAPRLEHYGYGSGLDAPAPKLRPLVCGNRAVALRKRKERRERTAVATID; the protein is encoded by the coding sequence ATGCGTATTGGGGCTGTTGTCGGCGCGATGCTGGCGTTCCTGGTAGCGGGCATGGCATCGGAACCGGCACGTGCGGCGCCGGCCCTCGTCATCGACGCCGAAACAGGGCTTGTCCTCTACGCCGAAGACATCGACCGGCGCTGGCACCCGGCGTCACTCACCAAGCTGATGACCGCCTATCTCGCTTTCGAGGCGATGCGAGACGGCAAGCTGTCCATGGAGGACAAGCTCGTCGTGTCGGAAACCGCGCACGCCCAGCCCCCGAGCAAGATCGGCGCGCCGATCGGCACGGAGATGAGCATGCCGACGGCGCTGCGCGCGCTGATCATCAAGTCCGCAAATGATGTTGCCGTGATGTTCGCCGAGAAGATTGCCGGCAGCGTCGCGGCCTTTGCGGACAAGATGAATGCGACGGCCAAGCGCCTCGGCATGACGCGGACGCGCTTCGTTAATCCCCATGGCCTGCCGGATGCGCGCCAGATTTCCACTGCCCGCGACATGGCGATCCTCGGACGCACGCTTTTGAAGGAATTCCCGGAATACGCCTATCTCTATTCCGAGCGCTCCTTCCGCATCGGGAGCGCCTACATGCGCTCGCACAATGCGCTGCTGCGCGTTTACGACGGGGCGGACGGCATGAAGACCGGCTTCATCTGTGACTCCGGCTTCAACGTGGTGGCCAGCGCGACTCGTGGCGAACGCCAGCTCATCGCGGTGGTGATGGGCTCGTATAACAGCCGCTCCCGGACCGAGCGCGCCAAGGCGCTGCTCGATCACGGCTTTGCGGTCTATGACTGGAAAAAGATGTTCGCGCCGCGGCTGGAACACTATGGCTATGGCAGCGGGCTGGATGCGCCCGCGCCGAAGCTGCGCCCCCTGGTTTGCGGCAACCGCGCGGTGGCGTTGCGCAAGCGCAAGGAGCGCCGCGAACGCACCGCTGTCGCCACGATCGACTAG
- a CDS encoding YqaA family protein: protein MLRNLYDRVMALAAHRLAVWWLMLVSFIESSVFPIPPDVMLVPMILAKRAKAWFYAAMTTISSVLGGAAGYAIGYFFFELVGQPILEFYGKTDAFDEFASGYNAYGAWIVLFAGITPFPYKVITIASGVTGLSFPIFMLSSLVARGLRFYLVAALLYWFGPPIRSFIERRLGLVTFAFFVALFGGFLALRYI from the coding sequence ATGCTCAGAAACCTCTATGATCGCGTGATGGCCCTCGCCGCCCATCGGCTCGCCGTGTGGTGGCTGATGCTGGTGTCCTTCATCGAAAGCTCGGTATTCCCGATCCCGCCAGACGTGATGCTGGTGCCGATGATTCTGGCCAAGCGCGCGAAGGCGTGGTTCTACGCCGCGATGACCACGATCAGCTCGGTGCTTGGCGGTGCCGCCGGGTACGCGATCGGGTATTTCTTTTTCGAGCTGGTGGGGCAGCCCATCCTTGAATTCTACGGGAAAACGGATGCCTTCGACGAGTTTGCCTCCGGCTACAACGCCTATGGGGCATGGATCGTGCTTTTCGCCGGCATCACGCCCTTTCCATACAAGGTGATCACGATCGCATCAGGTGTCACCGGGCTGAGCTTTCCGATCTTCATGCTCTCGAGTCTCGTGGCGCGCGGCCTGCGCTTTTATCTGGTCGCCGCGCTGCTCTACTGGTTCGGCCCGCCAATCCGCAGCTTCATCGAGCGCCGGCTCGGCCTTGTCACGTTCGCGTTTTTCGTGGCCTTGTTCGGCGGCTTCCTCGCGCTCAGATACATTTGA
- a CDS encoding disulfide bond formation protein B, with translation MQDIIGRIGMRKAALGVLALAGATILAALAYEHIGGYVPCELCYRQRWAYYIGIPAALVAALFVRSRPALAAGALAVVGMAFLLNTGLGIHHAGVEWGWWPGPAGCSGGVQVSTDTGALIESLRNGQTVRCDEPAFRFLGLSFAGWNAVISLGLAVLAGLGLQRFARRHLAAV, from the coding sequence ATGCAGGATATCATCGGCCGGATCGGCATGCGGAAAGCCGCGCTCGGCGTGCTCGCGCTGGCGGGCGCAACGATCCTTGCCGCGTTGGCGTATGAGCATATAGGCGGTTATGTGCCGTGCGAGCTTTGCTATCGTCAGCGCTGGGCCTACTACATCGGGATTCCAGCGGCTCTGGTCGCGGCCCTGTTCGTGCGCAGCCGGCCGGCGCTGGCAGCGGGCGCACTTGCCGTCGTTGGCATGGCCTTCCTGCTGAACACTGGGCTCGGCATCCATCATGCCGGCGTCGAATGGGGCTGGTGGCCCGGCCCGGCGGGCTGCTCCGGCGGTGTGCAGGTCTCCACCGATACGGGCGCGCTTATCGAGAGCCTGCGCAATGGCCAGACTGTGCGCTGTGATGAGCCCGCCTTCCGCTTCCTCGGGCTTTCGTTTGCGGGCTGGAATGCGGTGATCTCGCTGGGGCTGGCGGTGCTGGCCGGTCTTGGGTTGCAGCGCTTCGCAAGGCGGCATCTCGCAGCCGTGTAA
- the sseA gene encoding 3-mercaptopyruvate sulfurtransferase: MPQPTRNWLVSTDWLAEHLNAPDVKILDASYNPMPGMPLDAHYNIEHIPGAQFFNIDEIADTSNPLPHMLPSPEKFVSRMRKMGIGDGDKVVVYDNAGMFSAPRAWWMFRVMGHDDVAVLDGGLPKWKAEGRPLESDPPPRPQPKHFTARMQGELVRDLDDMRRISEQGGAQIVDARSPERFHAIAPEPRPMPRAGHIPGSLNLPYAAILNPDGTMRPPEQIRQLFEMAQVDLNKPVVTTCGSGVTACILALGLATTGYERAAVYDGSWTEWSQVPDTPVATGEEPSS; this comes from the coding sequence ATGCCGCAACCAACCCGGAACTGGCTGGTCAGCACCGACTGGCTGGCCGAGCATCTGAACGCGCCGGACGTCAAGATCCTGGATGCAAGCTACAATCCCATGCCCGGCATGCCGCTCGATGCGCATTACAACATCGAGCACATTCCCGGGGCGCAGTTCTTCAACATCGACGAGATCGCCGATACCTCCAACCCGCTTCCGCACATGCTGCCCTCGCCGGAGAAATTCGTTTCGCGGATGCGCAAGATGGGCATCGGGGACGGCGACAAGGTCGTGGTCTATGACAACGCCGGCATGTTCAGCGCGCCGCGCGCCTGGTGGATGTTCCGCGTCATGGGGCATGATGACGTCGCGGTGCTTGATGGCGGGCTGCCGAAATGGAAGGCCGAGGGTCGGCCGCTGGAGAGCGATCCGCCGCCCAGGCCGCAGCCCAAGCACTTCACCGCGCGGATGCAGGGTGAGTTGGTGCGCGACCTGGATGATATGCGCCGCATCTCGGAGCAGGGCGGAGCGCAGATCGTCGATGCGCGTTCGCCCGAGCGTTTCCACGCCATCGCGCCGGAGCCGCGCCCGATGCCGCGCGCCGGGCACATTCCAGGGTCGCTCAATCTTCCCTATGCCGCGATACTCAATCCGGACGGCACAATGCGCCCGCCCGAGCAGATTCGGCAGCTTTTCGAGATGGCGCAGGTCGACTTGAACAAACCAGTCGTCACCACCTGCGGGTCGGGCGTGACCGCATGCATCCTCGCCCTGGGTCTGGCGACGACGGGCTATGAGCGCGCCGCCGTTTATGACGGCTCCTGGACGGAATGGAGCCAGGTACCGGATACGCCTGTTGCGACCGGCGAAGAACCGTCTTCATAA
- a CDS encoding cysteine synthase A produces MNLKHNALQCIGNTPLIRLTRASQETGCDIYGKAEFLNPGQSVKDRAALFIIRDAERRGLLKPGGVVVEGTAGNTGIGLTLVANVLGYRTVIVIPETQSQEKKDMLRLMGAELVEVPAVPYKNPNNYVKYSARLAEVLNEREPNGAIWANQFDNVANRSGHIETTAAEIWEQTGGKVDGFICAVGTGGTLGGVSMGLKAKREDIVIGISDPLGSALYHYYAHGELKAEGSSITEGIGQGRVTANLEGVTVDRAYQIDDTEALNVAYALLSEEGLCMGGSSGVNVAGAIRLARDLGPGHTIVTILCDYGQRYQSKMFNPAFLREKGLPVPGWLEREPSVPEVFVDAE; encoded by the coding sequence TTGAACCTCAAGCACAATGCCCTGCAATGCATCGGCAACACCCCGCTGATCCGGCTGACGCGTGCCAGCCAGGAGACCGGGTGCGATATCTACGGCAAGGCGGAGTTCCTCAACCCCGGCCAGTCGGTGAAGGACCGCGCGGCGTTGTTCATAATCCGCGATGCCGAACGGCGCGGACTGCTGAAGCCCGGCGGCGTCGTGGTGGAGGGCACGGCGGGCAATACCGGCATCGGCCTGACGCTGGTGGCGAATGTACTGGGCTATCGCACGGTGATCGTGATCCCGGAGACCCAGTCGCAGGAGAAGAAGGACATGCTGCGCCTGATGGGCGCGGAGCTGGTCGAGGTGCCGGCTGTCCCCTACAAGAACCCGAACAACTATGTGAAATACTCGGCGCGGCTGGCCGAAGTGCTGAACGAGCGCGAGCCGAACGGCGCGATCTGGGCGAACCAGTTCGACAATGTCGCCAACCGCTCCGGCCACATCGAGACCACCGCCGCGGAAATCTGGGAGCAGACCGGCGGCAAGGTCGACGGCTTCATCTGCGCGGTCGGCACGGGCGGCACGCTCGGCGGCGTGTCGATGGGCCTGAAGGCCAAGCGCGAGGACATCGTGATCGGCATTTCCGATCCGCTGGGCAGCGCGCTGTATCACTATTACGCTCATGGCGAGCTGAAGGCGGAAGGCTCCTCCATCACCGAGGGCATCGGCCAGGGTCGTGTCACCGCCAACCTGGAGGGTGTCACGGTCGATCGTGCCTATCAGATCGACGACACCGAGGCGCTGAATGTCGCCTATGCCCTGCTGAGCGAAGAGGGCCTGTGCATGGGCGGCTCCAGCGGCGTGAACGTCGCCGGGGCGATACGCCTTGCGCGCGATCTCGGACCGGGCCACACCATCGTGACGATCCTGTGCGACTACGGCCAGCGCTATCAAAGCAAGATGTTCAACCCGGCCTTCCTGCGCGAGAAGGGTTTGCCGGTGCCCGGCTGGCTGGAGCGTGAGCCCAGTGTGCCCGAGGTTTTCGTCGACGCCGAATAG
- a CDS encoding YdcF family protein, with translation MTGSGLFFYVSKLVWFFVQPSSLVALLLLGGLVLAIWRRRWGLRIVALGALLYVIAGFSPLGHWLMMPLEDRFARPKLDAPVDGIIVLGGAVDTLVSKGRGVTALNEAAERLSEGAALARRFPDARLVFSGGSGEILYSGTTEAAGAKRLFTRLGIAPERLLLENRSRNTAENAAFTRELVQPRPGERWLLVTSAFHMPRAVGCFRAVGFEVMPWPVDYRTSGEDDLWRFFPRASEGLRRVDLAAKEWAGLLAYSITGRTSTFLPGPR, from the coding sequence ATGACCGGCAGCGGGCTGTTCTTTTACGTTTCCAAACTGGTTTGGTTCTTCGTTCAGCCTTCCAGCCTGGTCGCGCTGCTGCTGTTGGGCGGGCTGGTGCTGGCAATCTGGCGGCGGCGCTGGGGGCTGCGGATCGTCGCGCTGGGCGCGCTGCTGTATGTGATCGCCGGCTTTTCGCCGCTCGGCCACTGGCTGATGATGCCGCTGGAGGATCGCTTCGCGCGCCCGAAACTGGACGCACCGGTCGACGGAATCATTGTGCTGGGCGGGGCGGTCGACACGCTGGTGAGCAAGGGGCGCGGGGTGACGGCGCTCAATGAGGCCGCTGAGCGGCTCAGCGAAGGCGCGGCGCTGGCGAGGCGCTTCCCCGATGCGCGGCTGGTGTTTTCCGGCGGGTCGGGCGAAATCCTCTATTCCGGCACGACCGAGGCGGCGGGTGCAAAGCGCCTGTTCACACGGCTGGGCATCGCGCCGGAGCGCCTCCTGCTGGAGAACCGTTCGCGGAATACGGCTGAGAACGCGGCTTTCACGCGCGAGCTCGTGCAGCCGCGACCAGGCGAGCGCTGGCTGCTTGTCACCTCGGCGTTTCACATGCCGCGCGCGGTCGGCTGTTTCCGCGCCGTCGGCTTCGAGGTGATGCCCTGGCCGGTCGATTACCGCACCAGCGGCGAAGACGACCTCTGGCGCTTTTTCCCGCGCGCTTCGGAAGGGCTGCGCCGCGTCGATCTGGCGGCGAAGGAGTGGGCGGGCCTGCTCGCCTATTCCATCACCGGTCGCACGAGCACCTTCCTCCCCGGGCCGCGCTAG
- a CDS encoding ABC transporter permease has protein sequence MWRRLFALIIKELLAIWRDPRSRFVLIAPPIAQLFLFSYAATLEVTNVTIGVIDRDAGRWSAEFVQRVDGASTFTAIRRLPDLDAARRAIDNQDVLGVLHFDETFSRDINAGRPAQVQVLLDGRRSNAAQIVTGYLSEITAGLTATSPVTLETEPPQAPAAAEPVVVRHWFNPNLKDFWFIVPGLLGTLTLLIVLVVTGQTVARERELGTFDQILVSPLRVHEILLGKTVPAMIAGLAQATAFIAFAVFFFEVPFRGSLALLYLGTFIYLLAVIGVGLFISSLSQTQQQAFLGAFLFAAPAILLSGFATPIENMPEWLQHFTQINPLRHFLVIVRGVFLKGMPAGDVLANTVPLALIAAFTLLISGWLFRARME, from the coding sequence ATGTGGCGGCGTCTTTTCGCGCTCATCATCAAGGAGCTTCTTGCGATCTGGCGCGACCCGCGCAGCCGGTTTGTCCTGATCGCCCCGCCGATTGCGCAGCTCTTTCTCTTCAGCTACGCCGCAACGCTGGAAGTTACCAACGTGACGATCGGCGTGATCGACCGGGATGCCGGGCGCTGGAGCGCGGAGTTCGTGCAGCGTGTGGACGGCGCCTCCACCTTCACGGCGATCAGGCGGCTGCCCGATCTCGACGCCGCGCGCCGCGCGATCGACAATCAGGACGTGCTCGGCGTCCTGCATTTCGATGAAACCTTCTCGCGCGACATCAACGCCGGGCGGCCGGCGCAGGTGCAGGTGCTGCTCGACGGACGACGCTCCAACGCGGCGCAAATTGTGACCGGCTACCTCAGCGAGATCACCGCCGGGCTGACCGCAACCAGCCCCGTGACGCTGGAGACCGAACCACCGCAAGCCCCCGCCGCGGCCGAGCCTGTGGTCGTTCGGCACTGGTTCAATCCGAATCTCAAGGATTTCTGGTTCATCGTCCCTGGCCTGCTCGGCACGCTCACCCTGCTGATCGTTCTCGTTGTCACCGGCCAGACGGTCGCGCGCGAACGCGAGCTGGGCACCTTCGACCAGATTCTGGTTTCGCCCTTGCGCGTGCACGAAATCCTGCTGGGCAAGACGGTGCCCGCCATGATCGCGGGGCTGGCGCAGGCCACGGCCTTCATCGCCTTCGCGGTGTTTTTCTTCGAGGTGCCGTTTCGCGGCTCGCTCGCCCTGCTCTATCTCGGGACGTTCATCTACCTGCTCGCGGTGATCGGGGTCGGTCTGTTCATCTCCTCGCTGTCGCAGACCCAGCAGCAGGCGTTTCTCGGCGCATTCCTGTTCGCCGCGCCGGCGATCCTGCTGTCTGGCTTTGCCACGCCGATCGAGAACATGCCGGAATGGCTGCAGCACTTCACGCAGATCAACCCGCTGCGGCATTTCCTCGTGATCGTGCGCGGTGTGTTCCTGAAGGGGATGCCGGCGGGAGATGTATTGGCCAACACCGTCCCGCTGGCGCTAATCGCGGCGTTTACGTTGCTGATCTCGGGTTGGCTGTTCCGCGCGCGGATGGAGTAG
- a CDS encoding ABC transporter permease, with protein sequence MSPAASSGRWRRFGALLVKESIQIVRDPSSILIAFVLPLILLFLFGYGISLDTNLVRVGLVVEATDAPSQSLAGSFQGSRYFEIVPAQDRREVIPKLIAGDIRGIVVIPENFGAEVAHDPQSARIQVITDATNPNTAKFVENYARGVWQTWLALRTQEAPPQAPVTLEPRYWFNPELTSRYFLVPGSITIIMALVGTLLTALVVAREWERGTMEALMATPISIPELIFGKLLPYFALGLGAMAMCTAIAVFLFGVPFRGSFLALVIISSAFLVPALGQGLLISSATKNQFIASQVALLTGFLPAVLLSGFIFEISSMPQLVQWITYIVPARYLVPSLQSVFLVGDIWPLFLRDIARMLAIGAVFLIFTALTTRKSLE encoded by the coding sequence ATGAGCCCAGCGGCCAGCAGCGGGCGCTGGCGGCGTTTCGGCGCGCTGCTTGTGAAGGAGTCGATCCAGATCGTCCGCGACCCGAGCAGCATCCTCATCGCCTTCGTGCTGCCGCTGATCCTCCTGTTCCTGTTTGGCTACGGCATCTCGCTTGATACCAATCTTGTCCGTGTCGGTCTCGTCGTCGAAGCCACGGACGCGCCGTCGCAAAGCCTGGCAGGCTCCTTTCAGGGCTCCCGCTATTTCGAGATCGTTCCTGCGCAGGACCGGCGGGAGGTTATTCCGAAGCTGATTGCGGGCGATATTCGCGGCATCGTCGTCATCCCGGAGAATTTCGGCGCCGAGGTCGCGCATGACCCGCAGAGCGCTCGCATTCAGGTCATCACAGACGCCACCAACCCGAACACCGCGAAATTCGTGGAGAACTACGCCCGTGGCGTCTGGCAGACCTGGCTGGCGCTTCGCACGCAGGAGGCGCCGCCGCAGGCGCCGGTGACACTGGAGCCGCGCTACTGGTTCAACCCGGAGCTTACGAGTCGCTATTTCCTGGTGCCCGGCTCGATCACCATCATCATGGCGCTGGTCGGCACGCTGCTGACCGCATTGGTCGTCGCGCGCGAATGGGAGCGCGGCACCATGGAAGCCCTGATGGCCACGCCGATTTCCATCCCGGAGTTGATCTTCGGCAAGCTTCTGCCCTATTTCGCGCTGGGGCTGGGCGCGATGGCGATGTGCACCGCGATCGCGGTGTTCCTGTTCGGCGTGCCGTTTCGCGGCTCATTCCTCGCGCTGGTGATCATCTCCTCGGCCTTCCTTGTGCCCGCGCTGGGACAGGGGCTTCTCATTTCCTCGGCCACGAAGAACCAGTTCATCGCGTCGCAGGTGGCGCTGCTCACGGGCTTCCTGCCGGCGGTCCTGCTCTCGGGCTTCATTTTCGAGATCAGCTCCATGCCCCAGCTCGTTCAGTGGATCACCTATATCGTGCCGGCGCGCTACCTCGTACCGAGCCTGCAAAGCGTGTTCCTTGTCGGGGACATCTGGCCGCTGTTCCTGCGCGACATCGCACGGATGCTCGCCATCGGCGCGGTCTTCCTGATCTTCACCGCGCTTACCACAAGAAAGAGTCTGGAGTAA